In Aedes albopictus strain Foshan chromosome 3, AalbF5, whole genome shotgun sequence, the following are encoded in one genomic region:
- the LOC109414114 gene encoding protein-lysine N-methyltransferase EEF2KMT: MFQKCKNKTMRPEDALALVRKNFLCGTPINQIDWHGLLDDISWEDQEELLNQTVNNSLVVQYPLKTGYQIAFLKHIIHHLNKMNIEQHDQLYERYCGLLSQSGMEDQAGFSFKHYELPGNDVITLKESSAFISEGTTGLCSWQASKALCEFITHNLEDFHGKNILELGSGVGLTGIFMAKHCEPSMIVLSDYHSSVVGTLKQNVELNFPKGAKVETDNPLVKCLVDNGDSIVAVMDLDWSYINASNINQLIEPDVLVGADIVYDHALFQPLLIAINYVFALTNNKCKFVLSCTERNQDTLNDFLEMLVTAKFRINEEMVCAPKHFQWDATASKIRIFSITRDWSFQ, encoded by the exons ATGTTTCAGAAATGTAAAAATAAAACCATGCGCCCTGAGGATGCCCTGGCACTAGTTAGAAAGAACTTTTTGTGTGGGACGCCTATTAATCAGATAGATTGGCAC GGCCTTTTGGACGACATTAGCTGGGAAGATCAGGAAGAATTATTAAACCAAACGGTGAATAATAGCCTCGTAGTGCAGTATCCTTTGAAAACAGGATACCAGATAGCTTTTTTGAAGCATATTATACATCATCTGAATAAGATGAACATAGAACAGCACGACCAGCTCTACGAAAGGTACTGCGGATTACTAAGTCAATCAGGGATGGAGGACCAAGCTGGATTCAGTTTCAAACATTACGAGTTACCTGGAAATGATGTGATCACATTGAAGGAATCATCTGCATTCATATCGGAGGGCACAACGGGTTTATGTAGCTGGCAAGCCTCGAAGGCTTTGTGCGAGTTTATTACACATAATCTAGAAGATTTTCACGGTAAAAACATACTGGAACTCGGCTCAGGTGTAGGATTAACCGGGATATTCATGGCGAAACACTGTGAACCTTCAATGATAGTCCTGTCCGATTACCACAGCTCGGTCGTCGGGACGCTGAAGCAGAACGTCGAACTGAACTTTCCCAAGGGCGCAAAGGTCGAAACTGACAACCCTTTGGTAAAGTGTTTGGTCGATAATGGAGACTCGATAGTCGCTGTTATGGACCTCGATTGGAGTTATATCAACGCGTCCAACATTAACCAACTCATCGAACCGGACGTCCTCGTCGGAGCGGATATTGTCTATGACCATGCCCTGTTTCAGCCATTGCTCATCGCCATCAACTACGTATTCGCACTCACAAACAATAAGTGCAAATTCGTTCTATCATGCACCGAACGTAACCAAGATACCTTAAACGACTTTTTGGAAATGCTAG TGACTGCCAAGTTCCGGATAAACGAGGAGATGGTCTGCGCGCCGAAACATTTCCAATGGGACGCCACCGCTTCGAAGATTAGAATATTCTCCATCACTCGGGATTGGAGCTTTCAGTGA
- the LOC115260084 gene encoding uncharacterized protein LOC115260084, translated as MSSDESADESEQTVVRRKKQFIKRRSAPKISTSDAPRGSTQRYPSPTQQVSRDTFEQVRPAAKMAALHIKKEEVSSECEESNTGYASQNTLSAERIERGDRSAGRRRETLLHPLEVERIIPAYDGKQSSARWIAKIEGYAQSYGWTSRSCLHYAHTRLTGTARKWFEAQDEGSLSWIRFKQLLLQAFPGYTNEAEVHFKLANRVRGKDEDAESFVYDVQRIAKEGNLSEEAIITYVVRNINDDKLQEHLISKDPRRCVDAVSCIQRFVRMRETVLPKPIVPMKKEMKLLPVRQSTAPDSEDSLKIPFVRRCFNCNELGHLSVNCPKTPKKSRCSKCGKVGHESSNCATSTSQLLQKSGPAHIRFLEGEQSTGEAHSTEEAYFLEVDEGSRLPVTMILGDRCRSSDALVDLGASVEH; from the exons ATGTCTTCTGACGAGTCGGCCGATGAATCTGAGCAGACTGTTGTTCGACGGAAAAAACAGTTCATCAAAAGAAGGAGTGCTCCGAAAATCAGCACGTCCGACGCCCCCCGGGGATCAACGCAGCGATATCCGTCGCCGACACAGCAGGTATCTCGTGACACGTTTGAGCAGGTTCGTCCAGCGGCCAAAATGGCGGCACTGCACATCAAGAAGGAGGAAGTATCCAGTGAATGCGAAGAATCGAACACGGGCTATGCGTCCCAGAACACTCTATCTGCAGAACGGATTGAAAGAGGCGATCGGTCGGCCGGGCGGCGAAGAGAAACGTTGCTACATCCTTTGGAAGTGGAACGCATAATTCCAGCCTACGATGGGAAGCAAAGCAGCGCCAGGTGGATTGCGAAGATTGAAGGTTATGCTCAGTCTTACGGATGGACTTCGCGGTCGTGTCTCCATTATGCCCACACCAGGTTGACGGGAACGGCACGGAAATGGTTCGAGGCTCAAGACGAGGGAAGCCTATCTTGGATCCGATTCAAACAGTTACTTCTACAGGCGTTTCCAGGATACACGAATGAGGCAGAGGTTCATTTCAAGCTAGCGAACCGTGTTCGCGGAAAGGATGAGGACGCTGAAAGCTTTGTGTACGATGTACAAAGGATAGCTAAGGAAGGAAACCTGTCTGAAGAAGCTATTATTACGTACGTTGTGAGGAATATCAATGACGACAAACTACAAGAGCACCTGATCAGTAAGGATCCTCGCAGATGCGTCGATGCTGTATCATGTATTCAACGGTTTGTGCGTATGCGTGAAACAGTTCTACCGAAGCCGATTGTACCAATGAAGAAGGAAATGAAGTTGCTTCCCGTTAGACAGTCCACAGCACCGGACAGTGAAGACAGCCTCAAAATACCATTCGTTCGTCGTTGCTTCAACTGTAACGAATTGGGTCATCTGTCAGTGAACTGTCCCAAGACGCCGAAGAAGTCAAGATGTTCCAAATGTGGAAAGGTCGGCCATGAATCGTCCAACTGTGCAACTTCAACATCGCAGCTGCTGCAAAAGTCTGGACCAGCACACATTCGGTTTTTGGAAGGAGAACAATCAACCGGTGAAGCTCATTCTACAGAAGAAGCCTACTTCCTAGAGGTGGATGAAGGCAGTCGTCTGCCTGTAACGATGATCCTAGGGGACCGGTGCCGCTCATCGGACGCGCTTGTTGATTTAGGAGCTTCG GTTGAGCATTAG